In a single window of the Acyrthosiphon pisum isolate AL4f chromosome X, pea_aphid_22Mar2018_4r6ur, whole genome shotgun sequence genome:
- the LOC100574063 gene encoding uncharacterized protein LOC100574063 produces the protein MVKINIKSKNKSKRKSKTKKAKKPKKIIKTIDTVIPISTPVGSVHFDEFLKICREPKLIQNTTEIAKKTKNKSTKGKKSKKSTKTKKTKKIKKTKKTKKSKKSKKIGISKVKVVVKPDDILPPPQPTLFPLIKALLLPSDDDTLDENTLFSEFVVGKPETFMKQSSIRELTIIEQQANNTVDEINNLEEKIKTLMQKPKLNETEIIELENQQLLVMKLLNDFENNLAKIRDIFKNDNLDNTNETDTDKEDIKCHITDKTESDQMNVEKWYEINDLAYLLSPNTSFEKGITVSDGLLEMLDELKDKKKSPKNNAKRNDVFKRLKNKFSILLPPPNVDGNKEYLMWVDKKLHRDHRDMLNGTKNLKIFQCWNQLELKYNIINALMISLKDAIKSTSPFYYASNNTKSQFAVDQSILVQALDEFKRKTRNTFLHAGLEDYWKINPESIRLGSRPCFDVTIRQRNTVIDNIVPIDKRTFSFLQRNPIKMNDKNCKDTIQPSSSKNSEIEVGNTNYN, from the exons atggtGAAAATCAATATCAAATCCAAAAACAAATCCAAGAGGAaatccaaaactaaaaaagccaagaaacctaaaaaaattattaaaaccattgACACCGTTATACCGATTTCTACTCCTGTAGGTTCAGTTCATTTTGatgaatttctaaaaatatgcagagaaccaaaattaattcaaaatacaacAGAAATcgctaaaaaaacaaaaaataaatcaacgaaaggtaaaaaaagtaagaaatctacgaaaacaaaaaaaacgaagaaaattaaaaagactaaaaaaactaagaaatctaaaaaatctAAGAAAATAGGCATTTCTAAGGTGAAGGTAGTCGTAAAACCAGATGATATTCTTCCGCCACCTCAACCAACATTATTTCCATTGATCAAGGCTTTATTACTACCTTCCGATGACGATACTCTTGATGAAAATACATTATTCTCA gAATTTGTTGTTGGCAAACCCGAAACATTCATGAAGCAATCATCAATTCGAgaattaacaataattgaacAACAGGCCAATAACACAgttgatgaaataaataacttaGAAGAAAAAATCAAGACACTGATGCag aaacCTAAATTGAACGAAACTGAAATTATTGAATTAGAGAATCAACAATTGCTTGTTATGAAgttattaaatgattttgaaaacaaCTTGGCGAAAATTCGGGATATTTTTAAGAATGACAATTTGGACAACACTAATGAAACTGACACTGATAAAGAAGATATAAAATGTCATATCACTGATAAGACTGAATCAGATCAGATG aaTGTTGAGAAATGGTATGAAATCAATGATCTAGCATACCTTCTGTCACCAAATACATCATTTGAAAAAGGCATTACCGTATCGGATGGCCTATTGGAAATGCTTGACGAgttaaaagacaaaaaaaaatctcctAAAAACAATGCGAAACGTAATGATGTATTCaaaagacttaaaaataaattcagtaTATTATTGCCTCCACCAAATGTGGAC GGCAACAAAGAATATTTGATGTGGGTAGACAAAAAACTTCACAGAGATCATCGGGATATGTTGAATGGTACCAAAAATCTGAAGATATTTCAGTGTTGGAATCAGTtagaacttaaatataatattatcaatgcactTATGATATCTTTGAAGGATGCTATTAAATCAACATCTCCG TTTTATTATGCAAGCAATAACACAAAATCTCAGTTCGCGGTTGATCAAAGTATTTTGGTCCAAGCATTAGACGAATTCAAACGTAAGACGAGGAATACCTTTTTACATGCCGGTCTAGAGGATTATTGGAAAATAAATCCTGAATCTATAAGACTTGGATCCAGACCATGTTTTGACGTTACGATTCGACAAAGAAACACAGTCATAGATAATATCGTTCCGATAGAtaaacggacattttcatttttacaacGAAATCCCATTAAAATGAACGACAAAAATTGTAAAG ataCAATACAGCCGTCAAGTTCAAAAAACAGTGAAATTGAAGTCGGTAATACCAactataactaa